In a genomic window of Magnolia sinica isolate HGM2019 chromosome 16, MsV1, whole genome shotgun sequence:
- the LOC131229880 gene encoding protein AE7-like 1, with translation MTLGLVNANPCVQAKKERIARTEDPPHSVSDEDAVDPLDIYDFVRDIRDPEHPYSLEQLSVLSEESITVDEKLRRILITFTPTIQHCSMATVIGLCLRVKLMRCFPPHFKVDIYVSPGSHANEESVNKQLNDKERVAAALENPNLRQLVDECLYSNEL, from the exons atgacgctTGGGCTGGTAAATGCGAACCCGTGTGTTCAGGCGAAGAAGGAGAGGATTGCTAGAACCGAAGACCCACCTCACTCTGTTTCTGATGAAGATGCCGTTGATCCTCTCGACATCTATGAT TTCGTAAGAGATATCAGAGATCCCGAGCATCCTTATTCACTGGAACAGCTCAGTGTTCTATCTGAGGAATCAATCACCGTTGATGAGAAGCTCCGCCGAATATT GATTACCTTCACTCCAACCATCCAGCATTGTAGCATGGCAACAGTTATTGGACTGTGTCTGCGAGTTAAGCTGATGCGCTGTTTCCCTCCGCATTTCAAG GTTGACATCTATGTTTCTCCGGGATCTCATGCAAATGAAGAATCAG TTAACAAGCAGTTGAATGATAAGGAACGGGTTGCTGCCGCCTTGGAGAATCCCAATCTTCGTCAACTAGTGGATGAGTGCCTCTACTCTAATGAACTTTAA